Proteins encoded within one genomic window of Cellulomonas flavigena DSM 20109:
- the mmsB gene encoding multiple monosaccharide ABC transporter permease, with translation MSTSTDVNVPSPGPGTPRVPLVQRLQGLGGNARQYGIFGALVVIVLLFQVLTDGKLLLANNVAALFQQNAYVMILAIGMVMVIVAGHIDLSVGSVVAFVGGVVAVTMRDFDVPWLVAVLIGLALGALVGAWQGFWVAYVGIPAFIVTLAGMLVFRGLALVVVGETLAGLPSAFIKISKGSLPNVLGFVNNMDVVTLVIGALAVAAIALTQVRARAALRRHDLHVEAFGVFLTKIAMVAVGIGVLTVILSLSAGGTPIVLVIVGVLVVAYSFLMGRTVFGRHIYAIGGNRAAAGLSGVNTRKVDFWIFVNIGFLAGIAAVVTTARAGAAIAAAGANYELDAIAACFIGGAAVTGGIGRISGAIVGALIMGVLNMGLSILSVDPSWQQAIKGMVLLLAVAFDLLNKRRAGTQ, from the coding sequence ATGAGCACCAGCACCGACGTCAACGTCCCCTCGCCGGGGCCCGGCACCCCCCGTGTGCCGCTGGTCCAGCGGTTGCAGGGCCTGGGCGGCAACGCGCGCCAGTACGGCATCTTCGGCGCCCTCGTCGTCATCGTCCTGCTCTTCCAGGTGCTCACCGACGGCAAGCTGCTGCTCGCCAACAACGTCGCGGCCCTGTTCCAGCAGAACGCCTACGTCATGATCCTCGCGATCGGCATGGTCATGGTGATCGTCGCCGGGCACATCGACCTGTCCGTGGGGTCGGTGGTCGCGTTCGTCGGCGGCGTCGTCGCGGTGACGATGCGCGACTTCGACGTCCCGTGGCTCGTGGCCGTGCTCATCGGCCTGGCGCTGGGGGCGCTGGTCGGGGCGTGGCAGGGGTTCTGGGTCGCGTACGTGGGGATCCCGGCGTTCATCGTGACGCTCGCGGGCATGCTCGTGTTCCGCGGCCTGGCGCTCGTCGTCGTCGGGGAGACCCTCGCCGGCCTGCCGTCGGCCTTCATCAAGATCTCGAAGGGCTCGCTGCCCAACGTGCTCGGGTTCGTCAACAACATGGACGTGGTCACTCTCGTCATCGGCGCCCTCGCCGTGGCGGCCATCGCCCTGACGCAGGTGCGGGCGCGCGCGGCGCTGCGCAGGCACGACCTGCACGTCGAGGCGTTCGGCGTGTTCCTCACGAAGATCGCGATGGTCGCGGTCGGCATCGGCGTCCTCACCGTCATCCTGTCGCTGTCGGCCGGCGGGACCCCGATCGTGCTGGTGATCGTCGGCGTCCTCGTCGTCGCGTACTCGTTCCTCATGGGCCGCACCGTCTTCGGCCGGCACATCTACGCGATCGGCGGCAACCGGGCCGCGGCCGGGCTCTCGGGCGTCAACACCCGCAAGGTCGACTTCTGGATCTTCGTCAACATCGGGTTCCTCGCGGGTATCGCGGCCGTCGTCACGACCGCCCGCGCGGGCGCCGCCATCGCGGCTGCCGGTGCCAACTACGAGCTCGACGCGATCGCCGCGTGCTTCATCGGTGGGGCAGCCGTCACCGGCGGCATCGGGCGGATCTCCGGGGCCATCGTCGGCGCGCTCATCATGGGCGTGCTCAACATGGGCCTGTCGATCCTCTCGGTCGACCCGTCGTGGCAGCAGGCGATCAAGGGCATGGTGCTGCTGCTGGCCGTGGCGTTCGACCTGCTGAACAAGCGGCGCGCCGGCACGCAGTAG
- a CDS encoding ATP-binding cassette domain-containing protein: MTDATRVPLLSMRGISKRFGGVEALVGVDLDVHPHEVVALVGDNGAGKSTLAKMVAGVLTPDTGLVEIDGAPVSIPTPAAAHALGVATVFQDLALCDNLDVTSNLFLGRELRDARGVRDDERMEQQARQILRDLTSRIPSVRVPLSQLSAGQRQSVAIARTLIGSPRLVVLDEPTAALSVAQTAEVLMHIEGLRDLGLGVILISHNMTDVRAVADRVEVLRHGRNNGSFDARSTAYEQILGAITGAVRVGDPPRRVPAAS, translated from the coding sequence ATGACGGACGCGACACGGGTGCCGTTGCTGTCGATGCGGGGCATCAGCAAGCGGTTCGGCGGGGTCGAGGCCCTCGTGGGCGTCGACCTCGACGTGCACCCGCACGAGGTGGTCGCGCTGGTCGGCGACAACGGCGCGGGCAAGTCGACGCTGGCCAAGATGGTCGCGGGCGTGCTGACCCCCGACACGGGCCTGGTGGAGATCGACGGTGCCCCGGTGAGCATCCCCACGCCCGCGGCCGCGCACGCGCTGGGCGTCGCGACGGTCTTCCAGGACCTCGCGCTGTGCGACAACCTCGACGTGACGTCGAACCTCTTCCTGGGGCGTGAGCTGCGCGACGCGCGCGGCGTGCGTGACGACGAGCGCATGGAGCAGCAGGCCCGCCAGATCCTGCGGGACCTGACGAGCCGGATCCCGTCGGTCCGGGTCCCGCTGTCGCAGCTGTCGGCGGGGCAGCGGCAGTCGGTCGCGATCGCCCGCACCCTCATCGGCTCGCCCCGGCTCGTCGTGCTCGACGAGCCGACGGCAGCACTGTCGGTGGCGCAGACCGCGGAGGTGCTCATGCACATCGAGGGCCTGCGTGACCTGGGGCTGGGGGTGATCCTCATCAGCCACAACATGACGGACGTGCGCGCGGTGGCGGACCGGGTCGAGGTGCTGCGCCACGGGCGCAACAACGGCTCGTTCGACGCCCGCTCGACCGCGTACGAGCAGATCCTGGGCGCCATCACGGGCGCCGTGCGGGTGGGGGACCCGCCACGCCGGGTGCCCGCGGCGTCGTGA
- the mmsA gene encoding multiple monosaccharide ABC transporter ATP-binding protein, translating to MDTEHILEMRGITKTFPGVKALSDVTLAVRRGEIHAICGENGAGKSTLMKVLSGIYPHGSYDGDIVLDGQVQEFRGIRDSERQGIVIIHQELALSPYLSIAENIFLGNERAARGVVDWNRTNAEAARLLDRVGLVERPDTRVSDIGVGKQQLVEIAKALSKEVRLLILDEPTAALNDEDSAHLLGLIRGLRDEGITSIIISHKLNEIEAIADTTTIIRDGQTIESLDMHGDEPVTEERIIRGMVGRPLDHRFPEHTPAIGEEVLRIEDWTVHHPVDQSRKVVDGASLTVRRGEIVGLAGLMGAGRTELAMSVFGRSYGTRISGRLYKDGTEITVGNVREAIAHGIVYATEDRKRFGLNLIDTVQHNVSAAALSSLARGGVVDREEESKVAERYRKELNIRTPTITALVGKLSGGNQQKVVLAKWLYADPDVLILDEPTRGIDVGAKYEIYTIINRLADAGKGVLVISSELPELLGVCDRIYALSQGRVTGEVARADATQEHLMHYMTMDKDGIAR from the coding sequence ATGGACACCGAGCACATCCTCGAGATGCGCGGCATCACCAAGACCTTCCCCGGCGTCAAGGCGCTCTCGGACGTCACGCTCGCGGTGCGCCGCGGCGAGATCCACGCGATCTGCGGGGAGAACGGCGCCGGCAAGTCGACGCTCATGAAGGTCCTGTCCGGCATCTACCCCCACGGCTCGTACGACGGCGACATCGTCCTCGACGGGCAGGTGCAGGAGTTCCGCGGCATCCGCGACTCCGAGCGCCAGGGGATCGTCATCATCCACCAGGAGCTCGCGCTCTCGCCCTACCTGTCGATCGCGGAGAACATCTTCCTCGGCAACGAGCGGGCGGCCCGCGGCGTCGTCGACTGGAACCGCACCAACGCGGAGGCGGCGCGCCTGCTCGACCGCGTGGGGCTCGTGGAGCGTCCCGACACGCGCGTCAGCGACATCGGCGTCGGCAAGCAGCAGCTCGTCGAGATCGCCAAGGCGCTGTCGAAGGAGGTGCGGCTGCTCATCCTCGACGAGCCGACCGCCGCACTCAACGACGAGGACAGCGCGCACCTGCTCGGTCTCATCCGCGGGCTGCGGGACGAGGGCATCACCTCGATCATCATCAGCCACAAGCTCAACGAGATCGAGGCGATCGCCGACACCACGACGATCATCCGGGACGGTCAGACCATCGAGTCGCTCGACATGCACGGCGACGAGCCGGTCACCGAGGAGCGCATCATCCGCGGCATGGTCGGGCGCCCGCTCGACCACCGGTTCCCCGAGCACACCCCCGCCATCGGCGAGGAGGTGCTGCGCATCGAGGACTGGACGGTCCACCACCCCGTCGACCAGTCGCGCAAGGTCGTCGACGGTGCGAGCCTCACCGTGCGGCGCGGCGAGATCGTCGGCCTCGCAGGCCTCATGGGCGCCGGCCGCACCGAGCTCGCGATGAGCGTCTTCGGCAGGTCGTACGGCACCCGCATCTCGGGGCGCCTGTACAAGGACGGCACCGAGATCACGGTCGGCAACGTGCGCGAGGCCATCGCGCACGGCATCGTCTACGCGACCGAGGACCGCAAGCGCTTCGGGCTCAACCTCATCGACACCGTGCAGCACAACGTGTCGGCCGCGGCGCTGTCCTCCCTGGCCCGCGGCGGCGTCGTCGACCGCGAGGAGGAGTCGAAGGTCGCCGAGCGGTACCGCAAGGAGCTCAACATCCGCACGCCCACGATCACGGCGCTGGTGGGCAAGCTCTCGGGCGGAAACCAGCAGAAGGTCGTGCTGGCCAAGTGGCTCTACGCCGACCCGGACGTGCTGATCCTCGACGAGCCGACGCGCGGCATCGACGTCGGCGCGAAGTACGAGATCTACACGATCATCAACAGGCTGGCCGACGCGGGCAAGGGGGTGCTCGTCATCTCCTCCGAGCTGCCCGAGCTGCTCGGCGTCTGCGACCGCATCTACGCGCTCAGCCAGGGACGCGTCACGGGCGAGGTGGCCCGGGCCGACGCCACCCAGGAGCACCTCATGCACTACATGACGATGGACAAGGACGGGATCGCCCGATGA
- a CDS encoding ROK family transcriptional regulator, with amino-acid sequence MSRRRSAAGSQTALREANKSLVVGAVQRYGGLTQVELAAATGLSQATVSTIVRELLAAGLVDTAVTTRSGRRAQLVTLARRVGLAVGVQVGHRHLRVALGDFAHEVVAEQVLPLPYEHPSDTTLDRAALLVMDLLERVGADLDGVVGIGVGVPAPVDADTGMVSVPGVMRGWEGEHLGQVLTKRLGRPVHVDNDANLGALAEATLGAARGYRDAVYVRASYGTGAGIVLGGQVHRGFAGTAGEIGHVQVDPTGHICRCGSRGCLDTVVGAAALVEPLRATHGSLSLRDVIGRTRAGDPGFARVVADAGALIGTVVAGLGTAVNPQCVVVGGELSETGEALLRPLRDAVQRRVLLNQIAPLEVVPAALGQRAEVMGALVLALREADVPVRAEDDVELDAEPVPGPPGQGETS; translated from the coding sequence GTGAGCCGCCGTCGGTCGGCCGCAGGTTCCCAGACGGCGCTGCGGGAGGCGAACAAGTCGCTGGTGGTCGGGGCGGTCCAGCGGTACGGCGGGCTCACGCAGGTCGAGCTCGCCGCCGCGACGGGGTTGTCGCAGGCGACGGTGTCGACGATCGTCCGTGAGCTGCTCGCGGCCGGGCTCGTCGACACCGCCGTCACCACGCGCAGCGGGCGGCGGGCCCAGCTCGTCACGCTCGCGCGGCGCGTGGGGCTCGCGGTCGGGGTGCAGGTCGGGCACCGGCACCTGCGGGTCGCCCTGGGGGACTTCGCGCACGAGGTGGTGGCGGAGCAGGTCCTGCCGCTGCCGTACGAGCACCCGTCGGACACGACCCTGGACCGTGCGGCGCTGCTCGTCATGGACCTGCTGGAGCGGGTGGGGGCGGACCTCGACGGCGTCGTCGGCATCGGTGTGGGCGTCCCCGCGCCCGTCGACGCGGACACGGGCATGGTCTCCGTGCCCGGCGTCATGCGCGGCTGGGAGGGTGAGCACCTGGGCCAGGTGCTCACCAAGCGGCTCGGGCGGCCCGTGCACGTGGACAACGACGCGAACCTCGGGGCGCTCGCGGAGGCGACGCTGGGGGCGGCGCGCGGCTACCGGGACGCGGTGTACGTGCGCGCGTCGTACGGGACGGGTGCGGGCATCGTGCTCGGCGGGCAGGTGCACCGGGGGTTCGCGGGGACGGCCGGGGAGATCGGGCACGTGCAGGTGGACCCGACGGGTCACATCTGCCGGTGCGGGTCGCGCGGTTGCCTGGACACGGTGGTGGGGGCGGCGGCGCTGGTGGAGCCGCTGCGTGCGACGCACGGCTCGCTGAGCCTGCGCGACGTCATCGGGCGTACGCGTGCGGGGGACCCGGGGTTCGCGCGTGTGGTGGCCGACGCAGGCGCGCTGATCGGCACGGTCGTCGCAGGGCTCGGCACCGCGGTGAACCCGCAGTGCGTGGTCGTCGGCGGCGAGCTGTCCGAGACGGGCGAGGCCCTGCTGCGGCCGCTGCGCGACGCGGTGCAGCGGCGGGTGCTGCTCAACCAGATCGCGCCGCTCGAGGTGGTGCCGGCGGCGCTGGGGCAGCGGGCCGAGGTGATGGGCGCGCTCGTGCTCGCGCTGCGCGAGGCGGACGTGCCCGTGCGTGCCGAGGACGACGTCGAGCTCGACGCCGAGCCCGTTCCCGGCCCGCCGGGGCAGGGTGAGACGTCTTGA
- the chvE gene encoding multiple monosaccharide ABC transporter substrate-binding protein: protein MSLAWKKSAIAMVAAGMLLGSLAACSSEREPTTEGTGDAGSSEDTVVGIAMPTKALERWNRDGAHLEGLLQDAGFETSLQFADNKVDQQITQLENMINQGADILVIASIDGTALAPTLEQAAEQGITVIAYDRLINDTPNVDYYATFDNYGVGKMQGEFIVEQLDLAGGAGPFNLEPFAGSPDDNNAKFFFAGAWDVLKEYVDSGQLVVPSGKAPASNDDWQSIGVQGWSSDTAQSEMENRLNSFYAGGTKVDVVLSPNDSLALGIAQALAGNGYAPGPDYPILTGQDADKANVLNMIEGKQSMSVWKDTRTLGDRTATMIEQIVAGDEVEVNDEETYDNGEKVVPTYLLPPQVITPDTVQTLVDSGFYTAADLGL from the coding sequence ATGTCACTGGCGTGGAAGAAGAGCGCGATCGCGATGGTCGCCGCAGGCATGCTGCTCGGCTCGCTCGCGGCGTGCAGCAGCGAGCGCGAGCCCACCACGGAGGGCACCGGCGACGCCGGCAGCTCCGAGGACACCGTCGTCGGCATCGCGATGCCGACGAAGGCGCTCGAGCGGTGGAACCGCGACGGTGCGCACCTCGAGGGCCTGCTGCAGGACGCCGGCTTCGAGACGAGCCTGCAGTTCGCCGACAACAAGGTCGACCAGCAGATCACGCAGCTCGAGAACATGATCAACCAGGGCGCGGACATCCTCGTCATCGCCTCGATCGACGGCACGGCGCTCGCGCCGACCCTCGAGCAGGCCGCCGAGCAGGGCATCACCGTCATCGCGTACGACCGCCTCATCAACGACACCCCGAACGTCGACTACTACGCGACGTTCGACAACTACGGCGTCGGCAAGATGCAGGGCGAGTTCATCGTCGAGCAGCTCGACCTCGCCGGCGGTGCCGGCCCGTTCAACCTCGAGCCGTTCGCCGGCTCGCCCGACGACAACAACGCGAAGTTCTTCTTCGCCGGTGCCTGGGACGTCCTCAAGGAGTACGTGGACAGCGGCCAGCTCGTCGTCCCGTCCGGCAAGGCCCCCGCGTCCAACGACGACTGGCAGTCCATCGGCGTCCAGGGCTGGAGCTCCGACACGGCCCAGTCCGAGATGGAGAACCGCCTCAACTCGTTCTACGCGGGCGGCACCAAGGTCGACGTCGTCCTGTCGCCCAACGACTCGCTGGCCCTCGGCATCGCCCAGGCGCTCGCGGGCAACGGCTACGCGCCCGGCCCGGACTACCCGATCCTCACGGGGCAGGACGCCGACAAGGCCAACGTCCTCAACATGATCGAGGGCAAGCAGTCCATGTCCGTCTGGAAGGACACCCGCACGCTGGGTGACCGCACCGCCACGATGATCGAGCAGATCGTCGCCGGTGACGAGGTCGAGGTGAACGACGAGGAGACCTACGACAACGGCGAGAAGGTCGTCCCGACCTACCTCCTGCCGCCGCAGGTCATCACGCCGGACACGGTGCAGACCCTCGTGGACTCGGGCTTCTACACGGCCGCCGACCTCGGCCTGTGA